A region of Lycium barbarum isolate Lr01 chromosome 3, ASM1917538v2, whole genome shotgun sequence DNA encodes the following proteins:
- the LOC132631504 gene encoding uncharacterized protein LOC132631504, producing the protein MELVVAGVTNKRPKLSVEDNETTQTDSEIAKAVEEETAVATLASEQVKLEIANIHEKIERFTNLVSELLESGKSMLKDLSNEFEERIILLHKEQMEKWQEEIKELRLLDISNEEADALLRDAKYLLQNVCDES; encoded by the exons ATGGAACTAGTAGTTGCTGGTGTCACAAATAAGCGCCCGAAACTTTCT GTGGAGGATAACGAAACCACACAGACTGATAGTGAAATTGCGAAGGCTGTAGAAGAGGAAACTGCGGTTGCCACATTGGCATCTGAACAGGTGAAGCTGGAGATTGCTAATATTCATGAAAAGATCGAGCGTTTCACTAACCTG GTCTCTGAACTGCTGGAATCAGGGAAGTCTATGCTGAAGGACCTGAGTAATGAGTTTGAAGAACGAATAATTCT ATTACACAAGGAACAGATGGAAAAGTGGCAAGAAGAGATTAAGGAACTGCGCTTGCTCGATATTTCAAATGAGGAGGCTGATGCTCTTCTGCGAGATGCTAAATATCTACTTCAAAATGTCTGCGATGAATCCTGA